The nucleotide window AGAGTTGAAAGAAGAAACTGGAATATGGCTTCATCCAGAGGAATATAAAAGTGATGAATTATGTTTGTTTGAGGTAGTTAAATTTTTATGATTCACGATTAAAGAATTTCTACTCCCATGGCTTTTTATACTCACAGAAATAAGCGAGGCTGAACTAAAACAAGGGATAATGTAATATGATATTGCTGACAATGCAGGATGAGTGTTTTAAGCAGCATGTTAACAACTCACTatattttccatgttttttccattatttcaaatgttttctccattatttcaaatgttttcatgttttttcaCCATTtgtaatgttttcatgttttctGCATGTTCCTTTGCTGACTTATCATTGTTTTAGTTTATTAGAATAAAATTAACAATTAGATGGTAATTTTATGGTTTTTATCGTTATATTTTCTGATGCTTGGGATAAAAtgaatcttatttttttgttataaatcatgTTTCATAAGTTTGTCATgtttttatgtcattttttttattttcttagttACATGCTTGAActacttcatttaaaataaattcttttttttatagtcTTGttatccgccatttttaaaatgggGCGACCCAGTTGGCCATCACGTggttatttattatttactaAGGACTACACTTAATAAGAATGAACTGGATGAGCGAGTAAAACTGGATGAAAATGAAGTTGATGCTTATGTTTGGTTAACAGAGGCAACAGTCCAAAATATTGTCACCCAGTCTTATAATGATATTTCTCAACCACTGTGGTGAGTTGATATATGTTAGACAAAACTATGATTGGATGGATTACTCTATCGTTCTAAAAAGATCATTTCAAAAGTAATAGTGATAATGGCATGCTTATAATATGACAATTCTGTCCACTTTGGATCACTACCAATTACACGAAAAAGAGGTTCAAGCCGCCTGACACATTTTCTCGAAATTCATTGTCTCCAGATTTTTGAATAAGCAAGACGTCCAGCACATGTACTTTTTTATAGCAACGATTTTGAGATTACTTTGCAATCTAAAGAATTTATATTTGGTCTtgctaaaaattataattttatgaGTAAAAGACAGAGGACAGGATCTATTTTTAGAAACGTCTATATATGTTATATTTATATTCTTTATgaccatttttttttatgtttcattttgcggaatttttgtttctgtttagGCAAACGACAGTGAAGGAtggtaaaaagataaaagaACATTTTGATTTATCTATACTTACCTTTCAATCAACTGTCAATCAAGATAAAGATATTGAAAGATTGTCAACTGGTACGAAATTTGCTTTAAGATGTACTACAGTAAAAAAGTGAAGCGTATATATGAGTACGAAGATTACACAGATCTTAAAAAGCAAGATGGTAGCATATTCGGATATGTTGAATTTTTCTCggtgttttaaatattttccgaTATTCAGTTGTAAGGCGAACTGGAGAATTTCGTCCCTGTCTGTTTGTTTTCGGATATTCCCTTGAAGATACATTAATGGTAGCTACTAATTTTCGCCGATATTTCTTTTTGCGCTTGATTTGCGAAATTTGTACGCGGGAAAAATTATTACCCATACTATTCGCGAAAATTCTGAGAGTAAAAGATCGCAATCACACAAAGAGGAAAATGCTGACACCAGAAATAGAAAGGTTTGTGGAgccaaaaaaatgattaaataaGATGTCGATAAGtcgatatatattttctttcaaaaaatatcTAATAACATTTCCGTCATTTGCGAAAATTCATACCGGCGAAATGTAATTCTTTCCACTCGCAAATATGTACCCGCAAAAATTACTACGCGTTTTTTTCATATAGAAGATTATGTGTTTGTTCAAAAAAATGATCGCACACTCTTTTGGAATTCTtaatacagtagagtctccataactcgaacctctattactcgaacgtctccttaactcgaacgaatTCGTTGGCACTgtgaaaatttcctaataaactcttacaaaaaaacctctactactcgaacctccataactcAAATGTTCCCTTAAGTCGAACAAATTATTTTGTCCCTTAAAGGTTTTtgactccataactcgaattttgtggcattttgaaaaaacttgataAGTTTTCCTGATTATTTAACTCTttatcattttcatattttaatgtttacgtGTGTTGTGGTCCTTATATTGTTCGAATGCAtgattcgaatgttttgtttgtgtttcgaAAGACAACGCTTTCTCAAccaattttcaaaaacagaGTTTCATAGCAATCTGACAATAGTGTCTGCGGCAGGGTCAAAAAGAAGTAGAGCCGATAACAAgtcctgtaaaataaaatacagtgcCCTCAAAGAGCTTGAAAAAAGGAACTCGCCGTCCTTGAGGACCTAAGCGTTTTCTCGGAATTTGGGGAAGAAATGTTTGCTTCCCTAAAGGActtgaataaaaacatcaaacgGGATTATGATGATACTTGTAAACAATCAATTATAACTGACTTTTTCCAAACATTTGAGCAAAGAGCAACTAAAACGCTGAAATAAACGGATGTATTTCACCAACCCAGAACCCTCAATAAGTAAGACTACGTACTTAATATACTGTTTTTGTTCATCTGGTAAGCAAATaagggaaaaattttgaaaaaacttgaaaacctctactacttgaacgtctccttaactcgaacagtTTCCTTTTCCCCCTggccgttcgagttatggagactctactgtattatgaaattattttttatgatttattgAACGTTAAATAGACTAGTATTAAACTGACCTACAATGCACGAATAAATTGCTCGGACAAAATAGTTGTCACGGACTTGGACAGTTATTAGCATGAAATTATGTGGGCGTTACCGTTGAGGTTTTTCCTTGAAAAAAAGTATTGTCCGTAAGTTAGCACCCATTGGatttgtatatataatatatattgtattaaaaaaaagaaattgtaatATTACTTCCATGAATATAGACTTCATGTGATTATATAATATGTTGGTAATTGTCACAATTGCCGTTAGAACAAAGTGACTACATACACGCTTCTTTATATAGTGTTTTTTCGTTTCAACCTCAGTATTCTTAACTTTTTGACAAATCTTAGCTTTAagtattcttaaaaatattcttaagaTAGCTACAGCCGGAAAGCATGTAATTACCCTTAATATGCTTAAAgatggttaaaaaaaatgtgtgaaattaaaagaaaataaacatacagtataagaaattaaacttctaatcaaaatTCGGCTTCACACAAATTTTCATATCTATAACAAAAAGGTCGAGCCTGggtatattcttaggatattcttaatttttaaccCATTTATCAGCCTCGATGTTCctatagagtatattcttataaaataaaagcgtgtatatattttatagaagataacaatattttttcacgaGCTTCTCTCTACCTGTATCGCAGTTGTTGGCTTCTTTATCTTCTGTATGAAATTTTGCGCTTTTAATTGGTTAGTTAAAATGatgcagcaaaaaaaaaaaagataaaatgctACAACCTATGCGCAGCGCTGTATTTATGCTGCATGGTTCATGCAACATTAAAAACTGTAGCatgaaatcaaaataattttattttgtgcaaGAGTATTTTTTCGTCGAATTAGCTACATTGCATGAATAAAAGAGGAGAAAATATGCCAGTACCATGATGCAATTTTGTTAGCGCATGAAAAGATCGCATCGTGGCCCCAGTGCCTAACGATATATGATACACTCAAATCGAATATTAAGTTTCCTCTTATGAGTTTCCAGGAaatattaattcatttgttgcTTAGCAACCAATTTGACTTCAGATTATTTTTACAATAAGCGGACTGGTCACTAAGTTGTTAAAACATTGTTTGATGGTTCATTTTTGCGATTATGTTGTATTCACTGAATATGCGTTACGCATTTGCTCATCCCGAAGAATTATGCTCAAATTGAGTGGGACTTGCTAAGTCTTAAAATAATTGAATTACCATAGCAACTGCTCTCCATTGCAAAAATTTCAgttgaaaatttcttttttttttgctattgttttgttgttatatTTATAGCGTCTCTTCGATCTAGCTGAAAgtcttcaaatttttatttattttacattttttaaatgaaaaaaggacaaaaatatGCAACACTTCTTTGATTCGAATGATAAAATGGTTGTTTTTGGTATTGTTCAGTTGCATTATTTAATTCCTTCAAAGAATTCATGAAAGTATATCACTGCAAAAAAAGCCTTTTTCCATCCGAAACAATATTTAGGCTATAAATTTTTACCAATAAGTTAAAAATCGATGATGTGATAATCAATAATTTCTCTGCGATGGAGTGCATCAAAATCATTCATTAGGGATGGTTTATAATTTAATTAATGAGTACCTACATCGAGTGTCTACGCTTTCTAATTTTCTTGCGTTAGTTTATGTTACGAATGTTTCGAACTATTTCGTTTTTGCACACGCGAAATCAAACTTAACCAAGATTGTGTTTTGCAAAAAACGAGCTGAGCAGCTAAAAAATTAGCAGCAAGTGCAGAAgacgaaaaaatatttacatacaGAAGGCTGCTAAGGAATGCACCTACCCAAATAGCTGCCATATCTTGCAAAACTTTTCTCAGATGCAACATACTTTTGCACATCGGTGGTAGTACTTAGATTTCCGATATTCACGCATGCATATTGATGGACTATCTCACAGTAATTATTGGTAGAACATAACAGCTATATCCGCCATTTTTAGCATTTGCAAAGAAGAAGTCTGCTTCATAGCATATTAGATGTGTTCCATCAAATAATACAACGAAAAACAGAGTTTAAATTAGATGTTGTGTGGAGTTGCAACAGGATTATAAGGCTGTGTGTACACTATTAAAAAGAGTTTGAGGTGGTATACACACTACCACGGAAAAACTTATATGGCAGCTTGGGTTTCTCCGTTACCTACGAACCAACGAAATGGTGTAGCATTACATAGCGCGGTAGGAAGGAGTGTTATTTTCAATTCAGATGTGAAGAACAAACTTGCAAATGTGGAGTGCGCAGTTTGTGGAGATAAAAGCTCGGGAAAACATTATGGAGTTTTTACTTGCgaaggtaaaaaaatttaacctaTTTTTGTAAGTTTCGAAATTCGCACTCTTTATcacaaacttaaatttaaaacatcCTGCGGACAATCTCGTCCCCGGAGCTTCTTTTTTTAGCTGATATACGTTTCACGGAAAGTGAAGAAGGAACCCTGGAAACGAGACTTTCCCTTGCGTTTTATTAGACaacgaaaatataaaacaaattaagaAGCCCTAAGAATTAGGCTTCTCCTTCTAGGTAATCTAATTAAAATATATCTTCTGCAGCCTCGTACCTAAAAGCGTATTTATACCGCGGCCGTAATTGGGGGAAAAATAGCAAAAAGATATAATAAAAAGTTCTAAGGGACGTGTCGTTATCTAAACTTGTGCGATACGTGTCTACAATTTGGCTTTAGAgaacaccctcgtccccagggtttgttgacCGACGTCAAAGTCGCTATCGTAGCCGGCCTGGATGTCAAAAAAGCTGGGGACGAAGTTGcttagaaaaataaattctgtGAAACTAGGAATAACACAGCAATACCATAAGCGACAATAAAtgcttttttcaaataaaaaataaagacctGATTTTAGTGTTTATTTGGTACTTCCAGAACTTATTTATACATTGTGAGAGTGTTAAGACTATAAAGGATACTGTACAAAAGCCAACCTTCTttctttttgagttttttttgttttctggaAGCGAGTGTTAAGATGTTGTCACATTTAGGCCATCAAAAATTAGGCTCAATGAAAAATTTATATCTATATTTAAATGTTCGTGATTGGTTTAGAAAATGCCAAAACAATATAATTATATAGTtataatcaaaaaataaaaaccaaaGTTGTGGATTGCCAGGAACCTATTCTTTTATATAAAACGTGTAAAACTTTGTAATAAATggataaaatttataaatcttAATTTTGCAAAGACTAATTCCCAGTTAGTGACTTCCTGATGTAATCGTCGCTCCATATCTCCGTTAGTTCTACTTCTTACTCGCCCCAATTTTCTTCGTCATGGTCGACAAAGTTTGAACCGGTAGCTTCTACGCAGAATGGAATCCACCGTCACAATTGTTTGTACTTTTGTTAACTTCGTCCTCGTGGCTCTTTTACGGCTATGACATTCTGACCAATGGCTTTATATACGAGGTTCTACTTGTTATTAATGCCTTATTCTTAGTAATTCTTgcgtatatttatttttgcaaattcgCGACAAAATCTGTTATTTTTGGATTGTGAAAACTACTTTAATGCTTGCATATATTAAGATTATCGTTTGAAGTAGCagttgttgtagttgttgttgttcataTTGTCGTTGTTCTTGTTATTGTCGTCGTCCTTGGTGATTCATTTgatatgtaatatttttttggatCTTAGGTTGTAAAAGCTTTTTCAAGCGAAGCATTCGACGCAACCTAGCTTATTCATGTCGCGCATATCAAAACTGTGCAGTAGATATCAATCATCGAAACCAGTGTCAATTTTGCAGATTGAAAAAATGCGTCAAAGTTGGAATGAGAAAGGACGGttagaattttgttttattttttgattgattgattaaCTGATTGACTTCTTAGCTGTAATACCTTTTAATTGCATCGTTGTGAGGATGTTAAAGGAACGTACTATGCCGTTGTGTAGGTGTATTGTGTTGGCGAGCGCGTTCTTGCTAAGGTGTACCCATGTCTCAAAAAAAACCCGACAAACTCGGCAAAAGGGTCCTCTTCTTTGTATGAGGGTCATGGAGTAATTTGATCTTATCAGCGCAGCGCCGGTAGGGAACAAAGGCCTTAGGACGTGTTCGCGGAAGTGCATTTACAAAGTTTTAGAGCGGTATGCTGGTAGTAACATCGAACTTTTTGTAaagcatcatttaaaaaaaattaaaggagaAGTAAGCGTGTTTCTCATATTCAAGATAATGTAGTGGTGAACAATTTATTGGATTGAGGTTAACAGTCAAAGTTAAGAAAGACGTAGGATATTTAAAAGAGTGTTAATTTTTTCTGATATGTGAAAATGTTGGTATTTGTTTTGTAACAACTTGTTCACAAAGATATATTAACAAGCTATTTAACTAAGTGTGCAAACACACATTGATGTAATGAATAGCCTGGTAATAAAGGAGGTAAATATTAGCAGATAAATATTACATATAATGCGACAGTTTAGTACCCagtcttcttttaattttataataaacTTCTGATGGAAAAGGGTGACTTACGAGGTTGCATTTAAGTGTGATTGTGTAAATGCGTGTACTACATGGAATCATTTCCAGATGTGTGTTTTGTTGGATACATGACAGTTGCATACTTCATAGTGTTTCAGTACAGTATACACTCGATGTGTTATGTTTTGTGCTGTTTTTGGTATCTCTTTGATACATACATAACCTGCACCGTTTTGAAGTTCATTTACACATCATGTGGCCGTCACTGTAAACAAAATTGGTCCTGTTATTTAATTTGATTGTTATTCGGTTGTTCTTACTGTTATTGTCGTCGTTGCCGTTGTTGTCATCGTTGCCGTTGTTATCGTTACCGTTGTTGTTGTAATTGTCGGCGTTGCTGTCGTTGTTGTCATCGTtcccgttgttgttgttgttgttgttgtcgtcgttgccgtggttgttgttgttgtcgttgttgtttttgccgtagttgtcgttgttgttgtcgttgttgttgtttatatcATACATTTCTTTCATAAGCATAACGCTTCTAAGAATCCCAGGcttagcccccccccccccctccccctcccAAGAAAGACATCCTAATCATAACGATGAGTTTTTTTCGATAACTATTTCTTTTGGAATCATGCGAAAAAGTTTCTCACCAACGAAAGAATTGTGATCAGAAAACCAACCCTGAAAAAAAGCAAGTTTTTTGACTACAACAATTTTTTGACGTCGTTATTAAGTAATCCTTGAAAAaggtttatttttataaataaacataaTAACAGCTGCCAATCAAAATGTGACCACTATTGAAATGTGACCACTATTGAAATGATTGGCATACTATTGAATAGCAAATTGAAAGCAATCCAATGCTTGTAAGAAGGAGAGGTGAAGGGAGAGTTGTCATCGTGTCGATTCTACTCTCACGTTCTTCCCAATCTTTCAACTTGACGTTGTTGTGTAAGTTTACGTAGTCGTCGCGACATAATCATAGGAAAATCGTTGTTGATGAcactgttgttgttatttttgttgttgttgttgttgtttatgttattgttgttgttgttgatgttgtttagGGTTCACACagacaataaaaaactttttacagtttttacAGCATATAAAGCTCTTACTTAAATTCATCTTAACATATCGTTATTAGCGTgacctctcattttttattaCGGTATGTATTTATTAAGAATGCTAATAAGCTTCTCAAAATGgcttttgtattttgttctggCAGAAAGAAAGAGAAGGCGAGGTGAAGTCTTAAGTATGTATGAATAGACAAATCATAAGATGGTAAAAGCGAACTTGGACAAGGGGATAAAAGGTGGAAAATGCTAAATGTTTTAGTAAACATACTCCCCTAGTTTACGTCGTTGCTACAAAAATAAGGCTTGAAAAGAGACTTTTTATTGTATTGCATtagattctttaaatttgtgCATTTAGTTCTGTAATGCAAGAAATAATAGGTTGCTGTTAAACTGTTGATCCTAGCGCTATGGCTATTAATTATTTTATCGTATCCGTGGTTTTATCATCGGTCGGTGCGTTGTTATCAATTTCTTTGTTAGCTCTTGTAGTACGAGCTGACCATGGAAGACCAAATTTTATATTAGTAAGTTTAATCGTAGTAAGTGTGATACAGCAACTCGCATTTATTTGCTTGTGGAGTGTGAATATATACTACTTGGAATGCAAAAATCCTGTAGAGCGAACCGTGTTTATCATATGTACAGAGTTCTATCAACTATTTATATTCAGCTTAGCTTGTGTAACCGTTGATCGATTTATTGCGTTTTATAAACCATTTATATACCGTCGAGTGGTCACACTGTACAGGGTTTTACTAAGTTATTTTGGCGTTTTTGTTGCTACAATGGCCGTGCGTATTCCATTCTTCATGCATCCACGGATATCGATTTCATACTTAATTTATATCGATATTGCGCACGAATGTATTTATATCATCGTTCAACCGGTAACTTATTTTTACATGTATCGAAACTGGCAAGCGAGAAACCGTCGACTGTCGTATTCAACATCGTCACTTTCACATGTCGATCGCAAAAACAGAGAAGAGAGACGTTTCATGTTCGTATCTGCGACAATATGTCTCATTTGCTTTATACAGCTTATAACTGACTTGTTGTACGGGATATTTGAGTTAACTCTACCAACGGAAAATGAATCCATGGTTTCATACGCTAGCAATATATTATGGATAGCGATTGTTATAATTACACCAGTATTTTACGTTGCAGTGCGACCAAGCattagacaatatttaaaaaaaataataacaaaatcagCCAAGCCGAGGTCACACGAACTAGGAGTTTTACGTATGGAAAGTGGGCAGAATAAAGTAGCTCCAATTCAAACTGGAAAAACACAGTACATTCACAGGAAGGATGTTAAACAAATTGCTACCTAACGTAGGCTAACTAAATCCACAACAAGTGAGACGCCCTAAATCAATACCTAATGTACGCCCGCTTGTAGTGGCGTTATTTCCAGATCTACATAAAAAATTGGgacaaatatgttttttagaGCTATTAGAGCTATCAAAATGAAATTCTAATGCACAGTTAGAAAGCCtgccaaaataatgtttttatagaaTAGATCTTTTTCACTGTTACAATGCTAGGTTATATTTTACTTCGGTTATTTTCTCAGTTCCCCCTTTTTTTGCCAATTCACGAATTAATTTAATGTTGTCCTAATTTCACTTAGCCATTGGAGTAACAAAAATGTGTATTGTAAAATTGCGTTACTTGTACTAGGGCGTTAAAATTCACCGCCCTTTAAGAGTGTACGACTTGTAACCCGGAAATGATTCTGTCAGCTGGTgtatattttttgtaagaaagttgtttttgtttcaaactatttgcaaaaaaatgtgtagcagatgaaaaaagaaagaaaactaaCCTAGCGAAAGCTGAATGTGTATTCGGCATAACGTGATCTAACACCAAATAATTCTGCATGTTTGCCTTTTTAAGACTTTCTGCCGCCATCTTGATTGACCCCTCGTATTGCGCATGCACCGCGAGTGCATTTTAATTTGAATTTAATACATTTCTAACGGTTGTTTTACATGTTTAACACCAAACACTAAAAGGTCAAacgaaaaacaagtttgaaCTAAACAGTAAACAAATGAGTACCCACTGACCTTCCTACCCATGCGCGTGATCACTGCGCATGCGTAGATAATTAACGCATGCGTCTTAACATtagttttgtttacatatgtTCATTTGATGAATAATAAAGGTGTTAATCTCTTGATCTTTACAGATGCTCGCGTTTTGAGTTTATGACCTGACTACATAATGTGGTTACCCAAGATCAAGAAAAAATTATGTTCCTactatttagataaaaaaatataattcaaaCAACATCAGTTGGAACGTATTAGGTTATACTGCGGTACATAGGCTAACATATTTTTCTTACTTAAATCAAAGCATTGTATATCTATGGTTTTTCATAATTATTAAGATATAAGATATGGAG belongs to Hydractinia symbiolongicarpus strain clone_291-10 chromosome 1, HSymV2.1, whole genome shotgun sequence and includes:
- the LOC130632723 gene encoding nucleoside diphosphate-linked moiety X motif 17-like; the encoded protein is MAACAKTWRPSAYYVQDGQYLQIPFDDCIVNRLRDSTSDAARVKYEFKDGRLSLASSAGGIELFHPPNCPLKEFQSSKHINKQISLGAASLILSNDGHILLTRRPKHLRLFPGIWVPPGGHVEKGESLLQASVRELKEETGIWLHPEEYKSDELCLFESCYPPFLKWGDPVGHHVVIYYLLRTTLNKNELDERVKLDENEVDAYVWLTEATVQNIVTQSYNDISQPLWQTTVKDGKKIKEHFDLSILTFQSTVNQDKDIERLSTGTKFALRCTTVKK